Proteins found in one Cyanobacteriota bacterium genomic segment:
- a CDS encoding SH3 domain-containing protein, translating to MKTAYIWIGGGVVLAVIAGATIASLTRNPSTSVTNPSSPSPTTEAVSPTVVANPTGDPNANPTGDPSSVASPVPSPIEQTSDPTLGSSPVAIAPQTTGTSNPIQIVSCKITTVTVSDPDPPLNLRSTPEVKPDNIVGKLNNGTVLQVKTERDGWFQVSVAEGGAATGWVSKQRTDHSCNQKVASITLKPGSVPVAISDRFVGSGTHEYQLTAKKGQTMVLTVKSGPAPYLLDPNGKLIAGDGQGGGITSSWSGALPADGRYTIAFDSNFRGYAYSISVQLK from the coding sequence ATGAAAACAGCATATATTTGGATTGGTGGTGGTGTTGTGCTAGCGGTGATTGCAGGCGCTACGATCGCATCCTTGACGCGCAATCCATCTACGTCAGTTACGAATCCTAGTTCTCCGTCCCCAACAACTGAAGCTGTCTCGCCAACCGTTGTTGCTAATCCCACTGGGGATCCTAACGCTAATCCCACTGGGGATCCTAGCTCTGTAGCTTCACCAGTACCGTCACCAATCGAACAGACCTCTGACCCTACCTTAGGCAGTTCTCCGGTAGCGATCGCCCCCCAAACTACAGGCACTAGCAACCCCATTCAGATAGTATCTTGCAAGATTACAACCGTCACGGTATCTGACCCCGACCCACCCCTTAACCTGCGCTCTACCCCAGAAGTTAAGCCTGATAATATTGTGGGCAAGCTCAATAACGGCACAGTGTTGCAGGTTAAAACAGAGCGCGATGGCTGGTTTCAAGTATCGGTAGCAGAAGGTGGTGCTGCAACGGGGTGGGTATCAAAGCAGCGAACTGACCATAGCTGTAATCAAAAGGTTGCTAGCATTACTCTGAAACCGGGTAGTGTTCCTGTTGCCATTAGCGATCGGTTTGTGGGTAGTGGCACCCATGAATATCAACTGACTGCGAAGAAAGGCCAAACGATGGTATTGACGGTAAAGTCTGGCCCTGCTCCTTACCTGCTTGACCCTAATGGCAAGCTGATTGCTGGAGATGGTCAAGGTGGCGGCATTACTAGCAGTTGGTCGGGGGCACTGCCTGCTGATGGTCGATATACGATCGCCTTTGACTCCAACTTCCGGGGCTATGCTTATAGCATCTCCGTGCAACTGAAATAG